The segment AAATATCAAACAAAGAGGGAGTGCTGGAGCAGGAAGAAGTGCTCGGTCCAGATTCTCTATATAAGGTAAAATCGTTTTACGAGGATGGAACACTCGAGTCGGAGTTTTTCCAAACCTTGGATGGTCTTATGACCGGTCGTGGAATAGAATATGACAAGGCTGGCAAAAAGATTGCCGAAGGCGAATATTTGACCGAATGGATCATAGGCGATACCATGTACATTGAAAGTCCACTGCCACCGTATGACCTTGAGATGACCATCATTTCGGATGCTGGCGGCAAACATGGCCCGTGGTTCTACTACGATTCGAATGGGAATGTAACGGATACTGTAAAGTTCAATGCGGGCAAGGCAGAATGGACTGGTAATCTGGTCGGCCTTTGGGATTCGGATAGCGTTGCAACCACTTACACTGCACCCTCAGAAAAGGTGTTGCCTATGCTCGCATACGGCTTCGAGGATTTCAAAGGATACGAATTCACAGAGTCTGGAAGCCTGCATGCCAGAGGCAAAAAAGGAAGATTGGGCCGTACCATGCATTACGATTGGACGCACGACAATAGTTATCTCGAAGTGACCGACCAAGGCGACCATCTTTCCTTGCAGATCAGAAGGTTTGATGACACCCGCCTCATTCTCATCCTTGATGACCTTACATTCTATCTGAGGCGGGCAGAGTAGGTCGCTGGGTGCAACAGACGAAGCAATCTGTCTGAGAACACTGGGCTGCGTTCGCAATAACGAACCCTTATCTTCGTAGCCAAATTCGATTCCCATGCGCAAGATCCACCACCTTTCCAGCTGCGATACCTGCCAACGTATTATTAGTGAACTAGGTCTAAGACAGAAGGATTTTGAGTTCCAGGACATCAAGGTTGAGAACATTTCTGCCAAAGATTTGGATGCCGCAAAGGAGAAAGTTGGATCTTACGAAGCCTTGTTCAGCAAGCGTGCCATCAAGTTCAGAAGTTTGGGATTGAACGAAATGAAGCTAACGGAAGCGGATTATCGGAAGTACATCTTGGAAGAATACACATTTCTGAAACGACCCATTATTTGGATAGAAGAAGAAGTATTTGTTGGCAATGCCAAGAAAACGGTGGAAGCCGCCAAGGCCGCTCTGCATGAATAAACAACTCTTAGCGCACCTGATGTTGTTCTGTGCGCAGCTCTTGTATGGGCTCAATTACACCATTGCAAAGGAGGTGATGCCCGAATATATTCAACCCTTTGGGTTTGTGCTGTTGCGGTGTTTGGGAGCGGTTTCGATGTTTTGGCTGGTCAGTCTTTTTGTAAAGGAGAAGATTGACCGAAAGGACTTTCCCAGATTGCTGCTTTGCGCACTTTTTGGCATTGCTATCAATCAGTTGATGTTCTTCAAGGGATTGAGCCTTACGCATCCGATAAATGCAGCCGTCATCATGATATCTACACCTATTCTGGTGCTGATCATGGCAGCTGTCATTATCAAGGAACGGATTACAGCGAAAAAGGCCTTGGGCATCGGTATAGGAATGATCGGTACGATGCTTATTCTTCTGGCTGGCAAGGAGCTTTCTTTCAGTAGCGACACATTTACGGGTGATCTTCTGATCTTGGTCAACGCATCGTCTTACGGAGTATATCTCGTGCTTATTTCGCCCATTATGAAGAAGTATCATCCATTTACGGTGATCAAATGGGTGTTTCTCTTTGGGTTGATAATGGTGCTACCATTCGGTTTTGAGGAATTTTCGCAGATCCAATGGAGCACTTTCCCGCCAAACATCATTTGGGCCACTGTCTTTGTGGTGGTCGGGCTCAGTTTTTTCGCCTATCTCTTTAACATTTCAGCGCTTAAATATGTGAGTCCTTCGGTGGTGAGTACCTACATCTATCTGCAACCGATCATTGCCTCAGCTTTCGCCATCTCGTTGGGAAAAGACCATTTGAGCTGGGTCAAAGTGGCATCAGCCGTGCTGATCTGCACCGGAGTTTATCTCGTCAGTTCTAAGGCCGCGCCTCAGGCCGTAGGAAAAGAAACGTAAAAGGTGGTTCCTTCCGATTCGGAAGTTTCAAACCAGATCTTGCCGTTCGCTGATTCAACAATATTTTTCACCATCGCCAATCCCAATCCCATTCCCGATGTTTTGGTAGTGAAATTGGGCACGAATATCTTTTCCTGAAGCTCTTCGGGAATGCCCGAACCGTTGTCTGTTACCGAAACAATCCAAAGGCCATTTTCGGGCTTTAGCCTGAGCACAATTTGAGGATTGGTTCCTTCAGAAACAGCCTGAATTGCATTCTTGATAAGGTTATTGAACACACGCAGCATCTGGTCCTTGTCGGCCATTACGCAACTTGGTCCATCGGTTTGGGTTTCCAGCACAATCACCACTTCATTGTTTTGATGAAGTTCTGCCACACTTTCGAGCAGGTGTTTCAGATCTACACTTTCAATGTTTGATTTTGGCATTTGCGCAAAAGAAGAAAACTCGCTGGCTATGTTGGAAAGCGTATCGATCTGCTCAACCAGCGTATTCGTCACTTTATCAATTCGCTCACCTAGATCTTCCGCGCCATCATTCTTGCTTCGCTGAAGCATCTGTATGCTCAGTTTCATGGGCGTCAGCGGATTCTTGATCTCGTGCGCTACCTGTTTGGCCATTTCGCGCCAAGCACTTTCTCGCTCTGACCGCGCCAGCATCTCGGCACTTCGCACCAGTTCGTTCAAGGTGCGGTTGTATTCATCAACCAATTCACCGATCTCGTCCTTGCTGTTCCATTCAATGGCGCGGTTGGCTTCATCCAGTTTCAGGTTTTTTAAGCTATCGCGAATGAAACGTAGCGGTTCAGTAATGCGGTTGGAAATGACCAAAGCAACCACTACTGAGATCAGAATCAGGAACACATAAATGTTGGTCAAAGCGGCCAAAAGCGAGAATATTTCCTGCTGCAAACCGTATTGCCGGGCGAAATAAGGCAAACTCACAATGGCGATCACTTCACCTTTATCATTCCTAAAAGGCACGTATGCCGTAAGGTATTTTAGGTTGCCAATGGTTTCTTCCTGGATGAAACTTGACCGTTGATTGAATCGCATTTCGACATAAGCAGTGCGGTCGAGCACTTTTGCTAACAAACCTTCGTCATACAAACGAGGGCGCGAAGTGGCCAGAAGATGGCCGTTCATCTGATATAGATTCACATCGGTGAAAAACACTTTCGACAATCGGTTGAGTAATTCCGAAAGCATTGGCTGATCTTCTTGCGAGAAAGATTCTCTTTCGCGAAGCCGTCTTTCCATGACGATGAGAACCGAACGCGAGCGTTCCGATATCATTTCCTCGTTGCGGTTGTTGTATTCGCGGACCACGTAAAAAACCGTGAGCGCACCGATTAGCAACAGTGAGAAAAGCAGAACGGAACCCATTGCCAGATTGATACGACTTCGGAAACTGCTATTGGTAAAGAGACCACGTATCAAGGTGCCTTCGAGCATGACCGCAATGGTGGCCAAAGCAAAATAGAACAGGAATAAATAAGAAAAAATGGTGAGATGATCGATGATGCCATCGTCTACGATACTGATGACCACCACGTGACCATCGGAAGGATTATTGACCAGATGCTCGTAACCATCAAAAACAGTAAACGTGTTTTCGTCTTTGAACTTGGCAAACATGGCATCCGAAAGACTGTAGGCAAAATCTCCGTGACGTTCTTGCAATTCGCCATTTTGGTAAATGGCGTACGAATAACCTTCCAGGTCTTTGGCGGTGCCGATCTCCTCGTCCACAAACAGATCGGTGAATCCAACCACATCATCTGTTTTTTCGGGAATGAGTTGAATGAAAAGCACGAGGTCATCCTGCGAACGTCTGCCTTTCAATTCCAGCCTGGCCAAGTAGCCGCCATCCGTATTCCAAATTCCTGCGTAGCGTAGGTTCTTGGACATGGTTGGTTTAGAGGCATCGAAATCGCGTTGCAACTCAAAATAGTTAGGTCCAACAGTTGGCTGG is part of the Flavobacteriales bacterium genome and harbors:
- a CDS encoding GHKL domain-containing protein — translated: MRKFLLLFTLTLLVGFSAGFLTDYRESNERELKHAQIELDFQAVDARLQQTIKRVEERTDGLRTYCDCWEKYGIGLVIYDNGLATEWTTNALPFQTSFEERTKPTEGLTKLKNAWYLCRTSEVNGQLLVGYALIETEYGFENRYIKNRWNPAIKDGDHFSVTLSDHETQALHFADGMVAAYVRFSDPHANPAFSRSAALWLVFIALVLMTLWAAANWMLVFTSPSVSVASFIVLTLLFRGLMLWWNLPKALYAIETFGPSLHASSLLVPSLGDLALHLIFGLVMLIRLVRFGFRPSNSRVVSALVPIIQVLLVFPVFWLFQTLVVNSSFSLKLNDPFSLSIYSFVGLTISFIGLLSYFISYKLLNRILPSETRNWRKSIVFWLIGTIGLFLLTNMDASAILVSATALALVIFLSVAEKWLSRTDGLSGYVPLVLAFTILASVMMVSSFHANERESRKALAQKIEHRQNPISEYLFSALEEKIIDDRSLRNLLTVRPMDEDAVLIAIHHFLAYDHWNQYRAVVNMYNQNGGIMVSDQPTVGPNYFELQRDFDASKPTMSKNLRYAGIWNTDGGYLARLELKGRRSQDDLVLFIQLIPEKTDDVVGFTDLFVDEEIGTAKDLEGYSYAIYQNGELQERHGDFAYSLSDAMFAKFKDENTFTVFDGYEHLVNNPSDGHVVVISIVDDGIIDHLTIFSYLFLFYFALATIAVMLEGTLIRGLFTNSSFRSRINLAMGSVLLFSLLLIGALTVFYVVREYNNRNEEMISERSRSVLIVMERRLRERESFSQEDQPMLSELLNRLSKVFFTDVNLYQMNGHLLATSRPRLYDEGLLAKVLDRTAYVEMRFNQRSSFIQEETIGNLKYLTAYVPFRNDKGEVIAIVSLPYFARQYGLQQEIFSLLAALTNIYVFLILISVVVALVISNRITEPLRFIRDSLKNLKLDEANRAIEWNSKDEIGELVDEYNRTLNELVRSAEMLARSERESAWREMAKQVAHEIKNPLTPMKLSIQMLQRSKNDGAEDLGERIDKVTNTLVEQIDTLSNIASEFSSFAQMPKSNIESVDLKHLLESVAELHQNNEVVIVLETQTDGPSCVMADKDQMLRVFNNLIKNAIQAVSEGTNPQIVLRLKPENGLWIVSVTDNGSGIPEELQEKIFVPNFTTKTSGMGLGLAMVKNIVESANGKIWFETSESEGTTFYVSFPTA
- a CDS encoding DMT family transporter, whose amino-acid sequence is MNKQLLAHLMLFCAQLLYGLNYTIAKEVMPEYIQPFGFVLLRCLGAVSMFWLVSLFVKEKIDRKDFPRLLLCALFGIAINQLMFFKGLSLTHPINAAVIMISTPILVLIMAAVIIKERITAKKALGIGIGMIGTMLILLAGKELSFSSDTFTGDLLILVNASSYGVYLVLISPIMKKYHPFTVIKWVFLFGLIMVLPFGFEEFSQIQWSTFPPNIIWATVFVVVGLSFFAYLFNISALKYVSPSVVSTYIYLQPIIASAFAISLGKDHLSWVKVASAVLICTGVYLVSSKAAPQAVGKET